A window of the Chanodichthys erythropterus isolate Z2021 chromosome 21, ASM2448905v1, whole genome shotgun sequence genome harbors these coding sequences:
- the gca gene encoding grancalcin gives MAYPGYNNFGGPMPGVPAQGMAMPGMPAAGGYPAQQAYGAYQGSFPASPAQDPMWGYFTAIAGQDGEVDAEELQRCLTQTGISGSYNPFSLETCRVMIAMLDRDYTGKMGFNEFKELFAVLNGWKQNFIMVDRDCSGTVEPHEMSQCLANMGYRISPQALNAIIKRYSRSGKIYFDDYVACCVKLRALTDNFRRRDTMQQGMVNFQYDDFILCTMSL, from the exons ATGGCGTATCCTGGATATAACAAT TTTGGTGGTCCAATGCCAGGAGTTCCTGCTCAAGGTATGGCAATGCCAGGTATGCCTGCTGCAGGTGGTTACCCAGCACAACAAGCATATGGGGCATACCAGGGGAGTTTTCCTGCTTCTCCTGCCCAGGACCCAATGTGGGGCTATTTCACAGCAATTGCTGGTCAG GATGGTGAAGTTGATGCTGAAGAACTTCAAAGGTGCCTCACCCAGACTGGAATCAGTGGCTCCTACAATC CCTTCAGTTTGGAAACCTGCAGGGTTATGATTGCCATGCTGGAT AGAGATTACACCGGAAAGATGGGATTCAATGAGTTTAAAGAACTGTTTGCGGTGCTAAACGGCTGGAAGCAGAACTTCATAATGGTGGACAGGGACTGCAGTGGAACGGTGGAACCTCATGAGATGTCCCAGTGCCTCGCTAACATGG GTTACCGAATCAGCCCACAGGCACTGAACGCCATCATTAAACGCTACAGCAGGTCTGGAAAGATCTACTTTGATGACTATGTGGCGTGTTGTGTGAAGCTAAGGGCACTTACAG aCAACTTTAGGAGGAGAGATACAATGCAGCAGGGAATGGTGAACTTCCAGTATGATGAT TTCATCTTGTGTACTATGTCGCTCTGA